The following are from one region of the Rhizobium sullae genome:
- a CDS encoding glutamate--cysteine ligase, which produces MARDTTDQTPISSVQELTDYIAAGNKPSEKFRIGTEHEKFAFFRAGNNPVPYAGEASISALLKGLQAKNGWEPIMDGDNIIGLSEQHGMGAISIEPGGQFELSGAPLETIHETCRESNSHLATLREIAEPMGIRFLGIGGSPKWTLAETPRMPKSRYDIMTRYMPKVGTKGLDMMYRTCTIQVNLDFSSEADMQKKMRVSMKLQSLATALFASSPFTEGKPNGLLSWRGDIWRDTDNQRSGLLDFTFRDDFGFHHYMEWALDVPMYFIVRDGHYHDCTHVTFRQFMNGALKGEVAAWEPTMGDWTNHLSTLFPDVRLKRFLEMRGADGGPWRRICALPAFWVGLLYDEAALDAADQLTRDWTFAEVNVLREAVPAAGLRAEFRGHALYETAREVIGISKAGLKSRNRLNKEGQDESIFLSPLDEVMAKKATLAEDLLARYNGRWQHSVETVFEEYQY; this is translated from the coding sequence ATGGCTCGCGATACTACAGACCAGACGCCGATTTCTTCGGTGCAGGAGCTGACCGATTATATCGCCGCGGGGAACAAGCCGAGCGAGAAATTCCGCATCGGCACCGAGCATGAGAAGTTCGCCTTCTTTCGGGCGGGCAACAACCCGGTTCCCTATGCCGGCGAAGCCAGTATCTCAGCTCTTTTGAAGGGCCTGCAGGCGAAGAACGGCTGGGAGCCGATCATGGACGGCGACAATATCATCGGCCTTTCCGAGCAGCACGGCATGGGCGCGATCTCGATCGAGCCGGGCGGCCAGTTCGAGCTTTCCGGCGCGCCGCTGGAAACGATCCACGAGACCTGCAGGGAATCCAATTCGCACCTCGCGACGCTGCGCGAAATCGCCGAACCGATGGGCATCCGCTTCCTGGGCATCGGCGGCAGCCCGAAATGGACGCTCGCCGAAACGCCGCGCATGCCAAAATCCCGCTACGATATCATGACCCGCTACATGCCGAAGGTTGGCACCAAGGGTCTCGACATGATGTACCGCACTTGCACGATCCAGGTGAACCTCGACTTCTCCTCCGAAGCCGACATGCAGAAGAAGATGCGCGTGTCGATGAAGCTTCAGTCGTTGGCAACCGCGCTCTTTGCCTCCTCGCCCTTCACAGAAGGCAAGCCGAACGGGCTGCTTTCCTGGCGCGGCGACATTTGGCGAGACACCGACAACCAGCGCTCCGGTCTACTCGATTTCACCTTCCGCGACGACTTCGGCTTCCATCACTATATGGAATGGGCGCTCGACGTGCCGATGTATTTCATTGTCCGCGACGGCCACTATCACGACTGTACTCACGTCACGTTCCGCCAGTTCATGAACGGCGCGCTGAAGGGCGAGGTTGCCGCTTGGGAGCCGACGATGGGCGACTGGACGAACCACCTTTCGACGCTCTTCCCCGATGTTCGCCTGAAGCGCTTCCTCGAGATGCGCGGTGCAGACGGCGGCCCGTGGCGCCGCATCTGTGCCCTGCCGGCCTTCTGGGTGGGCCTGCTTTACGACGAAGCGGCGCTCGATGCGGCCGACCAACTGACGAGGGACTGGACTTTTGCCGAAGTCAATGTGCTTCGCGAGGCCGTTCCGGCAGCGGGCCTGAGGGCCGAATTCCGCGGCCATGCCCTTTATGAGACCGCCCGCGAGGTCATCGGCATTTCGAAGGCAGGTCTGAAGTCGCGCAACCGGCTGAACAAGGAAGGCCAGGACGAGAGCATCTTCCTGTCGCCGCTCGATGAGGTGATGGCGAAGAAAGCCACGCTCGCGGAGGACCTGCTGGCGCGTTACAACGGCCGCTGGCAGCACTCCGTCGAGACGGTCTTCGAGGAATATCAGTACTGA
- a CDS encoding TetR family transcriptional regulator, translated as MSAQGMDRIGLRRKPKQERSIQRLDLILAAAAELIAQKGVSAMRMTELAAAAKVPIGSVYQYFPEKAAIVKALFDRHAAAVQAKTAAMFANVQSLDEALDLISVMIDWYYDEYRNDPTYLGVWMGTETDQDLLQLNIDHSNRVADIFLAAIKRIAPEMPEVDMQARTYLFSHLIGASIRLAVKSEEKLAKRMLDEWKRVIRASLFAEAA; from the coding sequence ATGAGCGCGCAGGGTATGGATCGCATCGGCCTCCGCCGGAAGCCGAAGCAGGAACGCAGCATCCAGAGACTCGATCTGATCCTTGCCGCTGCCGCAGAGCTGATCGCCCAAAAGGGCGTCAGCGCCATGCGCATGACCGAGCTTGCCGCCGCCGCCAAGGTTCCGATCGGTTCAGTCTACCAGTACTTCCCGGAAAAGGCGGCGATCGTCAAAGCGCTCTTCGACCGGCATGCGGCCGCAGTCCAGGCGAAAACGGCTGCCATGTTTGCCAACGTCCAGTCCCTCGATGAAGCACTGGATCTGATCTCGGTGATGATCGACTGGTACTATGATGAATACCGCAACGATCCCACCTATCTCGGTGTCTGGATGGGAACGGAGACCGACCAGGACCTTCTGCAGCTCAATATCGACCACAGCAATCGCGTGGCCGATATCTTCCTCGCGGCGATAAAACGCATCGCCCCGGAGATGCCGGAGGTCGACATGCAGGCGCGCACTTACCTCTTCAGCCACCTGATCGGCGCGTCGATCCGCCTCGCGGTCAAGAGCGAAGAAAAGCTGGCAAAAAGGATGCTGGACGAATGGAAGCGCGTCATCCGCGCTTCGCTTTTTGCCGAGGCAGCCTGA
- a CDS encoding dienelactone hydrolase family protein — protein sequence MDKPEITQAMINAYDEYTHLTLDRRSFMDKLTKLAGSAGAAAVIAPMLAANKASAEMVPANDERLKAEDVVYPGGSGEMKGYLVEPKDASGKLGSVIVIHENRGLNPHIRDVARRMALEGFVALAPDLLSPLGGTPENEDQAREMFSKLEAAATVANAEASLKYLKTLSVSNGNVGVVGFCWGGGVANNFATKSPELKAAVAYYGPQPKAEEVPNIKAALMLHYAGLDDRINAGIDAYKKALEANGKSVQIFIYDGANHAFNNDTSSARYDKKAADLAWGRTVEFLKKNLA from the coding sequence ATGGACAAGCCGGAAATCACGCAGGCGATGATAAACGCCTACGATGAATATACGCATCTGACGCTCGATCGCCGCAGTTTCATGGACAAGCTGACGAAGCTTGCAGGATCGGCGGGTGCTGCCGCCGTCATCGCGCCGATGCTGGCGGCGAACAAGGCGAGCGCCGAAATGGTCCCGGCCAACGACGAGCGGCTGAAGGCTGAGGACGTCGTCTATCCCGGCGGCAGCGGCGAGATGAAAGGCTATCTGGTCGAGCCGAAGGACGCCTCCGGAAAGCTCGGCAGCGTCATCGTCATTCACGAAAATCGCGGCCTCAACCCGCATATCCGCGACGTCGCCCGCCGCATGGCGCTGGAAGGCTTCGTAGCGCTGGCGCCGGATCTCCTTTCGCCGCTCGGCGGCACACCGGAAAACGAAGATCAGGCGCGGGAAATGTTCAGCAAGCTTGAGGCTGCCGCGACTGTCGCGAATGCCGAAGCGAGCCTCAAATACCTGAAGACACTCTCGGTTTCGAACGGCAACGTCGGCGTTGTCGGCTTTTGCTGGGGCGGCGGGGTGGCCAACAATTTTGCGACGAAATCACCGGAGCTGAAGGCGGCCGTCGCCTATTACGGCCCGCAGCCGAAAGCGGAAGAGGTGCCGAACATCAAGGCGGCGCTGATGCTGCATTATGCCGGTCTCGACGACCGCATCAACGCCGGCATCGACGCCTACAAGAAGGCGTTGGAGGCAAATGGCAAGAGCGTCCAGATCTTCATCTACGACGGCGCCAACCATGCCTTCAACAACGACACGTCTTCAGCACGCTATGACAAGAAAGCGGCCGATCTTGCCTGGGGCCGCACCGTCGAGTTCCTGAAGAAGAACCTTGCCTGA
- a CDS encoding DUF937 domain-containing protein — translation MLPLFDMMMQAQNGAAMDAISKQFNLAQEQATKAMAALMPAFSAGLKRSTSNPYDFMGLMQAVASGNYAKYFEDMTKAFTPEGISDGNNVLGQLFGSKEVSRAVAAQAAQMTGIGQEIYKQMLPVIADTLMGGIFKQTTGQMASPVNPFVNTAMGETIQKWLESTGFAPKPKTAPEPSIFDNPFTQAMQLMFSTQRPESKKAPANPFLDNPFAKAFQDMMGGLNQPAAQKASEPPREEAKEQAENYVNMLNTMFDSGLEVQKNYQKSMEAIFDSYLPKKGQPSPKT, via the coding sequence ATGCTGCCACTCTTCGACATGATGATGCAGGCACAGAATGGCGCGGCGATGGATGCCATCTCCAAGCAGTTCAATCTTGCCCAAGAACAGGCAACCAAGGCGATGGCGGCGCTCATGCCCGCCTTTTCCGCCGGGCTGAAACGCAGCACGAGCAATCCCTATGACTTCATGGGCCTGATGCAGGCGGTCGCGTCCGGCAACTATGCCAAATATTTCGAAGATATGACGAAGGCCTTCACGCCGGAGGGCATCTCCGACGGTAACAATGTCCTCGGCCAGCTTTTCGGCTCCAAGGAGGTCTCGCGCGCCGTCGCCGCACAAGCCGCGCAGATGACCGGCATCGGCCAGGAGATCTACAAGCAGATGCTGCCGGTGATAGCTGATACGCTGATGGGCGGGATCTTCAAGCAAACAACCGGACAGATGGCCTCGCCCGTCAACCCCTTCGTCAATACCGCGATGGGCGAGACGATCCAGAAATGGCTGGAAAGCACCGGTTTTGCGCCGAAACCGAAAACGGCACCCGAGCCGAGCATCTTCGACAATCCGTTCACGCAGGCCATGCAGCTGATGTTCAGCACGCAGCGGCCGGAATCCAAGAAGGCTCCCGCCAATCCGTTCCTCGACAATCCTTTCGCCAAGGCCTTTCAGGACATGATGGGCGGCCTCAACCAGCCGGCGGCGCAAAAGGCGTCGGAGCCGCCGAGGGAAGAGGCCAAGGAACAGGCGGAGAACTATGTGAATATGCTCAACACCATGTTCGACAGCGGCCTGGAAGTGCAGAAGAATTATCAGAAAAGCATGGAAGCTATTTTCGACTCCTATCTACCTAAGAAGGGCCAACCTTCCCCCAAAACATAA
- a CDS encoding MFS transporter produces MNRIVPLILAVALFMEQMDSTVISTALPAIANDLHVGPITLKLALTSYMVSLAVFIPVSGWMADRFGAKRIFRLAICVFVIGSIFCAASSNLVEFVFARFLQGMGGAMMTPVGRLVLLRTTQRSELVSAMALLTIPALVGPLAGPPLGGFITTYFSWHWIFLINVPVGIIGVWLATIFLPEVEATMPPKLDFTGFMLTALSAAGVVFGLSVVSLPALPPAIGVTSTLIGFLCGYLYVRHAKRHPAPILNLNLFRNPTFRTATTGGNLFRICIGAMPFLTPLMLQLGFGLTPFQSGLITFSGAIGAITTKFMARRVFAATGFRTTLLSAAAVTTIVTIATGFFTPATPHLVIIAVLLVGGFSRSFMFTGVNALAFADIDDKEASQATSMSSAMQQISLALGVALAAAILETSIYFRGEALQVADFHLAFYVIAGLTVVAMIPFILMDRNAGALVSGHGAKRVGPAIEAEQQAVR; encoded by the coding sequence ATGAACCGCATCGTTCCGCTGATACTCGCCGTCGCGCTCTTCATGGAGCAGATGGATTCCACCGTCATTTCGACCGCCCTGCCCGCGATCGCCAACGACCTGCATGTCGGGCCGATTACGCTGAAGCTGGCGCTGACCTCCTACATGGTGTCGCTTGCGGTCTTCATTCCGGTCAGCGGCTGGATGGCGGACAGGTTCGGCGCCAAGCGCATCTTCCGGCTTGCGATTTGCGTCTTCGTCATCGGTTCGATCTTCTGCGCGGCATCCTCAAACCTGGTCGAATTCGTCTTCGCCCGCTTCCTGCAAGGCATGGGCGGTGCGATGATGACGCCGGTCGGCCGCCTCGTTCTCCTGCGTACCACCCAGCGGAGCGAACTGGTTTCCGCCATGGCGCTGCTGACGATTCCTGCCCTTGTCGGTCCGCTCGCCGGTCCGCCGCTCGGCGGCTTTATCACCACTTATTTCAGCTGGCACTGGATCTTCCTGATCAACGTGCCGGTCGGCATCATCGGTGTCTGGCTCGCGACAATCTTTCTGCCGGAGGTTGAAGCAACGATGCCGCCGAAACTGGATTTCACCGGCTTCATGCTGACCGCGCTTTCCGCCGCTGGTGTCGTTTTCGGCCTTTCGGTCGTCAGCCTTCCGGCACTACCGCCGGCGATCGGCGTCACGTCCACCTTGATCGGCTTCCTTTGCGGCTATCTCTATGTGCGTCACGCCAAGCGCCATCCGGCCCCGATCCTGAACTTGAACCTCTTCCGTAACCCGACCTTCCGCACTGCGACGACGGGCGGCAACCTGTTTCGCATCTGCATCGGCGCCATGCCATTCCTGACTCCGCTCATGCTGCAGCTCGGCTTTGGCCTGACACCGTTCCAGTCCGGCCTCATCACTTTTTCCGGCGCAATCGGCGCAATCACCACCAAATTCATGGCGCGGCGCGTTTTCGCCGCTACCGGCTTCCGTACAACGCTTCTTTCGGCAGCCGCGGTCACGACTATCGTTACAATCGCGACAGGCTTCTTCACGCCCGCAACGCCGCATCTCGTCATCATCGCGGTGCTGCTCGTTGGCGGCTTCTCACGCTCCTTCATGTTCACCGGCGTGAACGCGCTCGCCTTTGCGGATATTGACGACAAGGAGGCAAGCCAGGCAACCTCGATGAGTTCGGCGATGCAGCAGATCAGCCTCGCACTCGGCGTTGCCCTGGCAGCAGCGATCCTCGAGACGTCCATCTATTTCCGCGGCGAGGCGCTGCAAGTCGCCGACTTCCACCTGGCCTTCTACGTCATCGCCGGACTGACGGTCGTGGCGATGATCCCCTTCATCCTCATGGACAGGAATGCAGGAGCACTGGTTTCCGGCCATGGCGCCAAGCGGGTCGGGCCGGCCATCGAGGCCGAGCAGCAGGCCGTGAGGTAG
- the guaB gene encoding IMP dehydrogenase, with product MARIIETATGADALTFDDVLLQPGHSEVMPGQTNIATRIATDFDLNIPILSSAMDTVTESRLAIAMAQAGGLGVIHRNLTPIEQAEQVRQVKKFESGMVINPVTIGPDATLAEALSLMKTHGISGIPVVEKSGRLVGILTNRDVRFASEPAQKIHELMTRDLITVKENVDQQEAKRLLHSHRIEKLLVVDPEGRCVGLITVKDIEKSQLNPNASKDAQGRLRAAAAISVGDDGFERAERLIEAGVDLLVVDTAHGHSQRVLDAVTRVKKLSNSVRVMAGNVATSDGTKALIDAGADAVKVGIGPGSICTTRIVAGVGVPQLAAIMSAVEAARAQDIPVIADGGIKFSGDLAKAIACGASAVMVGSLLAGTDESPGEVYLYQGRSFKAYRGMGSVGAMARGSADRYFQAEVRDTLKLVPEGIEGQVPYKGPVSGVLHQLTGGLRAAMGYVGGRDIKEFQERATFVRISGAGLRESHAHDVTITRESPNYPGVGA from the coding sequence ATGGCTCGCATCATAGAAACGGCAACCGGAGCGGACGCGCTCACCTTCGACGACGTGCTCCTGCAGCCCGGTCACTCCGAGGTCATGCCCGGTCAGACGAACATTGCAACGCGCATCGCAACCGATTTCGACCTGAACATCCCGATCCTCTCCTCGGCGATGGACACCGTCACTGAGAGCCGATTGGCGATCGCCATGGCGCAGGCCGGCGGTCTCGGCGTCATTCATCGCAATCTGACCCCGATCGAGCAGGCCGAGCAGGTCCGGCAGGTCAAGAAGTTCGAAAGCGGCATGGTTATCAATCCGGTGACGATCGGCCCGGATGCGACGCTCGCCGAAGCTCTGTCGCTGATGAAGACGCACGGTATTTCCGGCATTCCGGTCGTTGAAAAGTCCGGCCGCCTCGTCGGCATCTTGACGAACCGCGACGTCCGCTTTGCTTCCGAACCGGCGCAGAAGATCCACGAGCTGATGACGCGGGACCTCATCACGGTGAAGGAGAATGTCGACCAGCAGGAGGCCAAGCGCCTGCTGCATTCGCACCGCATCGAAAAGCTGCTCGTCGTGGATCCGGAAGGCCGCTGCGTTGGCCTCATCACCGTCAAGGATATCGAAAAGTCGCAGCTGAACCCGAATGCTTCCAAGGATGCGCAGGGCCGTCTTCGCGCTGCTGCCGCCATCAGCGTCGGCGATGATGGCTTTGAGCGCGCCGAGCGCCTGATCGAAGCCGGTGTCGATCTGCTCGTGGTCGATACCGCGCACGGCCATTCGCAGCGTGTTCTCGACGCCGTCACCCGCGTCAAGAAACTGTCCAACTCGGTCCGCGTCATGGCCGGCAACGTCGCGACCTCGGATGGCACCAAGGCGCTGATCGATGCCGGCGCGGATGCCGTCAAGGTCGGCATCGGCCCGGGCTCCATCTGCACGACGCGCATTGTCGCCGGTGTCGGCGTGCCGCAGCTCGCGGCCATCATGTCGGCTGTCGAAGCCGCACGTGCCCAAGATATTCCGGTGATCGCCGACGGCGGCATCAAGTTCTCCGGCGACCTTGCCAAGGCGATCGCTTGCGGCGCGTCGGCTGTCATGGTCGGCTCGCTGCTCGCCGGCACCGATGAAAGCCCGGGCGAAGTTTACCTCTATCAGGGCCGCTCTTTCAAAGCCTATCGCGGCATGGGTTCCGTCGGTGCCATGGCGCGCGGTTCGGCGGACCGCTATTTCCAGGCGGAAGTCCGCGACACGCTGAAGCTTGTGCCGGAAGGCATCGAAGGCCAAGTGCCGTATAAGGGGCCTGTATCGGGCGTCCTGCACCAGCTCACAGGAGGACTGAGGGCGGCCATGGGTTATGTCGGCGGCAGGGATATCAAGGAGTTCCAGGAACGCGCGACCTTTGTGCGCATCTCCGGCGCCGGCCTTCGCGAAAGCCATGCCCACGATGTGACGATCACCCGCGAGAGCCCAAACTATCCGGGCGTAGGCGCCTGA
- a CDS encoding MAPEG family protein — MAGYEMFWPIIAHVALVYGLFILLSVRRRKAVQAGKARLSDYRENRSEPPESLFVKNSIANQFELPVLFYVCCILLYITEADNLAALVLAWSFVALRYAHAFVHVTSNRMRFRSPLFAAGYVVLAVMWAWLAGWMAFSG, encoded by the coding sequence ATGGCCGGCTACGAGATGTTCTGGCCCATCATCGCCCATGTCGCGCTGGTCTATGGCCTCTTCATACTGCTCAGCGTCCGCCGCCGGAAGGCGGTGCAGGCGGGCAAGGCGCGGCTTTCGGACTATCGCGAAAACCGCAGCGAGCCGCCGGAAAGCCTCTTCGTCAAGAACAGCATCGCCAATCAGTTCGAGCTGCCGGTTCTCTTTTATGTCTGCTGCATCCTGCTTTACATCACCGAGGCCGACAATCTGGCTGCCCTCGTGCTCGCCTGGAGTTTTGTCGCTTTGCGGTACGCCCACGCGTTCGTACATGTGACAAGCAATCGCATGCGTTTCCGAAGTCCACTCTTTGCTGCGGGCTATGTGGTGCTTGCCGTCATGTGGGCGTGGCTCGCCGGCTGGATGGCGTTCAGCGGGTAA
- a CDS encoding MBL fold metallo-hydrolase codes for MAASLGMKRRTLFAAGIGLLAAPVILRATASAAVSGEQSNMNAMALPEINQFKLGSFKIVAIRDGSNVLDKPFETFGTNQDPEVVRKLLGDNFLPAEKFVNSYAPALIDTGSDVVLVDTGFGAAGRERGLGKLQDSLKAAGYSADDVTVVALTHMHGDHIGGLMENGAPAFKNARYVAGQAEYDFWSSKAREGTPAEGGHKAVLSNVVPLAEKTTFIKEGDSIVSGVTAMLAPGHTPGHMIFHAESDGKRIVFAGDTANHYILSLLYPEWEVRFDMDKAQAAASRKKVFDMIATDKAAFLGYHMPFPAVGFAVKEGTGYRFVPKTYQFDI; via the coding sequence ATGGCAGCTTCTTTGGGGATGAAGCGGCGCACGCTTTTTGCCGCAGGCATCGGCCTGCTCGCTGCGCCGGTTATTTTAAGAGCAACGGCTTCAGCGGCCGTAAGCGGAGAACAAAGCAATATGAATGCAATGGCGCTGCCCGAGATCAACCAGTTCAAGCTCGGCTCCTTCAAGATCGTTGCGATCAGAGACGGCAGCAATGTTCTGGACAAGCCCTTCGAAACTTTCGGGACAAACCAGGATCCCGAAGTGGTCAGGAAGTTGCTCGGCGACAATTTCCTGCCGGCGGAGAAATTCGTGAACAGCTATGCGCCGGCGCTCATCGATACCGGCTCGGACGTCGTTCTGGTCGACACTGGCTTCGGTGCCGCCGGCCGCGAGCGGGGCCTCGGCAAGCTGCAGGACAGCCTCAAGGCTGCGGGCTATTCGGCCGACGACGTTACCGTCGTCGCGCTGACCCATATGCACGGCGATCACATCGGCGGCCTCATGGAAAACGGCGCTCCGGCCTTCAAGAATGCGCGCTATGTGGCAGGTCAGGCGGAATACGATTTCTGGTCCAGCAAGGCGCGTGAGGGAACGCCGGCCGAAGGCGGTCACAAGGCTGTTCTATCCAATGTCGTTCCGCTCGCCGAAAAGACCACCTTCATCAAGGAAGGCGATTCGATCGTGAGCGGCGTGACCGCGATGCTGGCGCCAGGCCATACGCCGGGCCACATGATTTTCCATGCCGAATCGGATGGCAAGCGGATCGTCTTTGCCGGCGACACCGCCAACCACTACATCCTGTCGCTCCTCTATCCCGAATGGGAGGTTCGCTTCGACATGGACAAGGCGCAGGCCGCTGCCTCGCGCAAGAAGGTCTTCGATATGATCGCGACCGACAAGGCGGCCTTCCTCGGCTACCATATGCCGTTCCCTGCCGTCGGCTTCGCGGTGAAGGAGGGAACGGGCTACCGTTTCGTGCCGAAAACCTACCAGTTCGACATCTGA
- a CDS encoding DUF1127 domain-containing protein — MRMIDQTVELDCARQPATFSQRLGGTLAPLTALFRSFRNRRAINGLNDLDDNQLRDIGLTRADVTAALLTSTFVEDPSAHLTNSARRRWRLAIFRSCVD; from the coding sequence ATGCGCATGATTGACCAGACAGTAGAACTCGACTGTGCCAGGCAGCCTGCGACGTTTTCCCAACGTCTCGGCGGAACCCTTGCGCCGCTGACGGCTCTCTTTCGCTCATTCCGCAATCGCAGAGCGATCAATGGCCTGAATGATCTCGATGACAATCAGTTGCGGGATATCGGCCTGACACGGGCCGACGTCACCGCCGCACTGTTGACGTCGACCTTCGTCGAGGACCCGTCGGCACATCTGACGAACTCGGCGCGCCGCCGCTGGCGCCTCGCGATATTCCGCTCCTGCGTCGATTAG
- a CDS encoding LysR substrate-binding domain-containing protein, with the protein MSAPLDTDQLQTFIAIIDSGSFTKAADRVYKTQSAVSMQMRRLEERLGKQLFIKDGRGNRLTVEGEKLLNYARRIIRLNNEAIAAFDDNRLEGMLRIGTPDDYADRYMPEIIGRFAKTHPNVELYIVCEPSVDLAERMHKGELDIALVTHNPRERMSDVVRTEPLCWVGSANHPIRDDAPVPLAVGRRDCQWRQLACSALDAVGREHQILFTSWSCTVVAAAVLAGMAVSVMPESALRTGMKVLSQADGFPALPPVQIGIMKRPGVSISLMNAITAHITACLDNITPAVVDDNLEPDVKTGYARQYPRLKAANMVPSW; encoded by the coding sequence ATGTCCGCGCCTCTTGATACTGACCAGTTGCAGACTTTCATTGCCATCATAGATTCCGGCAGCTTTACCAAGGCCGCGGATCGCGTCTACAAGACGCAATCCGCCGTCTCGATGCAGATGCGCCGCCTGGAAGAGCGGCTCGGCAAGCAGCTCTTCATCAAGGACGGCCGCGGCAACCGGCTGACGGTCGAGGGCGAGAAGCTTCTGAATTACGCTCGCCGTATCATCCGCCTCAACAACGAGGCGATCGCTGCTTTCGACGACAACCGCCTCGAAGGCATGCTGCGCATCGGTACGCCGGACGACTACGCCGACCGCTATATGCCGGAGATCATCGGCCGTTTCGCCAAGACCCATCCGAATGTCGAGCTTTACATCGTCTGCGAGCCTTCGGTGGATCTGGCCGAGCGCATGCACAAGGGCGAGCTCGACATCGCGCTGGTAACGCATAACCCGCGGGAACGCATGTCCGATGTCGTCAGAACCGAACCGCTCTGCTGGGTCGGCTCCGCCAACCACCCGATCCGCGACGACGCGCCGGTGCCGCTCGCTGTCGGCCGCCGCGATTGCCAGTGGCGGCAGCTCGCCTGCTCGGCGCTCGATGCCGTGGGCCGCGAGCACCAGATTCTCTTCACAAGCTGGTCATGCACAGTGGTTGCCGCTGCCGTGCTTGCCGGCATGGCGGTTTCGGTGATGCCAGAATCGGCATTACGGACCGGCATGAAGGTGCTGAGCCAGGCTGATGGCTTCCCTGCCCTACCGCCGGTGCAGATCGGCATCATGAAGCGCCCGGGAGTTTCTATCTCGCTGATGAATGCGATCACGGCGCATATCACCGCCTGCCTCGACAACATCACGCCTGCGGTGGTCGACGACAATCTGGAGCCGGATGTGAAGACGGGTTATGCGCGGCAGTATCCGCGCCTCAAGGCCGCCAATATGGTGCCGAGCTGGTAG
- a CDS encoding hydrogen peroxide-inducible genes activator — translation MLTLRQMRYFDALATARHFGRAAEMVHISQPALSVQIMEMEEYLGAKLIERMRTNTMLTQKGEEVLLHVRAILQQVDLLEQTARKGGGPLEGLIRIGIIPTVAPYLVPQFIPHLRRTYPSVDVELKEAVTDRLMADLSAGRLDAVIAALPLDIEGINTRPLFTDRFYMAVAENGENVLLSPLTENEVNVDRLLLLEEGHCLRDQALAVCSASKRSLVNFGATSMATLLQMVSHDMGMTLIPEMAIATETSRNSIRIVPFAEPQPSREIGLAWRRSSHRAKEMDALAEAIIAASPVARDAAA, via the coding sequence ATGTTGACGCTTCGCCAGATGCGCTATTTCGATGCCCTTGCGACCGCCCGGCATTTCGGGCGGGCCGCCGAGATGGTTCACATCAGCCAGCCGGCGCTTTCGGTGCAGATCATGGAAATGGAGGAATATCTCGGCGCCAAGCTGATAGAGCGGATGCGCACCAACACTATGCTTACCCAAAAGGGCGAGGAGGTTCTGCTGCATGTGCGCGCAATCCTCCAACAGGTCGATCTGCTAGAGCAGACGGCCAGGAAGGGCGGCGGCCCGCTGGAGGGGCTGATCCGAATTGGCATCATTCCGACGGTGGCACCCTATCTCGTGCCTCAGTTCATTCCGCATCTGCGCCGGACCTATCCGTCCGTCGACGTGGAGCTCAAGGAAGCAGTGACCGACCGGCTCATGGCCGATCTTTCGGCAGGCAGGCTAGATGCCGTCATCGCCGCCCTGCCCCTCGACATCGAAGGCATCAATACGCGGCCGCTCTTCACCGACCGCTTCTATATGGCGGTCGCCGAGAACGGCGAAAACGTGTTGCTGTCGCCGCTCACCGAGAACGAGGTGAATGTCGACCGGTTGCTGCTTCTGGAAGAGGGCCATTGCCTGCGCGATCAGGCGCTTGCCGTCTGCAGCGCCAGCAAGCGGAGCCTGGTCAATTTCGGTGCGACCTCCATGGCGACGCTGCTGCAGATGGTGTCGCACGACATGGGCATGACACTGATCCCGGAAATGGCGATCGCCACGGAGACCAGCCGCAACTCGATCCGTATCGTGCCTTTCGCCGAGCCTCAGCCCTCGCGCGAGATCGGACTTGCCTGGCGGCGCAGCAGCCACCGCGCCAAGGAGATGGACGCGCTGGCGGAGGCGATCATTGCCGCCTCGCCCGTTGCGCGCGATGCCGCCGCCTGA